The Actinopolyspora erythraea genome has a segment encoding these proteins:
- a CDS encoding DUF397 domain-containing protein codes for MTTPTNWRKSSRSNPNDSCVEVGRVADGAAVRDTKDRSAGYFTTTGTQWATFIDAVKSNRFD; via the coding sequence ATGACGACACCGACGAACTGGCGGAAATCCAGCCGTTCCAACCCCAATGACTCCTGCGTCGAAGTCGGCCGTGTGGCAGATGGCGCGGCGGTGCGCGACACCAAGGACCGCTCGGCCGGGTACTTCACCACCACCGGCACCCAGTGGGCAACGTTCATCGACGCGGTGAAGAGCAACCGGTTCGACTGA
- a CDS encoding DUF3558 family protein produces MRFGMRRGAVAAGGVLLSVVLVGCSSGSAERNEDSADTTTSGSTSSASAGSAIPNPKDATAVDVCELLPEDVATQLGVQPEGKKRDNVLGATETDNCTWKSQGGLISVAMSPVKDRSLDTYYNNQSEYVDFERITVQGNPGVRANKVKPMGSGSCGMFLATQQSQLVQSFAILQSEEAGVTDPCALAKKALRLSLPSWPAAE; encoded by the coding sequence GTGAGGTTCGGGATGCGTCGCGGTGCTGTTGCTGCCGGTGGTGTGTTGTTGAGCGTAGTGCTGGTCGGGTGTTCGTCCGGTTCGGCGGAGCGGAACGAGGACTCGGCGGACACGACCACGAGCGGGAGTACTTCCTCGGCGTCGGCCGGTTCGGCGATCCCGAACCCCAAGGACGCCACTGCGGTGGACGTGTGCGAGCTGCTGCCCGAGGACGTCGCGACACAACTCGGGGTTCAACCTGAGGGTAAGAAGAGGGACAACGTACTCGGAGCGACCGAGACCGACAACTGCACCTGGAAAAGCCAGGGAGGTTTGATTTCGGTTGCGATGTCGCCTGTGAAAGATCGTTCGCTGGATACTTACTACAACAACCAGTCGGAGTACGTCGACTTCGAGCGAATAACGGTACAGGGGAATCCTGGCGTGCGAGCCAACAAGGTCAAGCCGATGGGATCAGGTTCGTGTGGCATGTTCCTCGCGACCCAGCAGAGCCAACTCGTGCAGTCGTTCGCGATTCTTCAATCAGAGGAGGCTGGTGTCACCGACCCGTGTGCGTTGGCGAAGAAGGCGCTGCGGCTGTCGTTGCCCTCGTGGCCGGCTGCCGAGTGA
- a CDS encoding histidine phosphatase family protein, producing MRFDDGLLPEHAELLVVRHGESRANVAFREAEIDGEPIELGCRDADVALSRTGAEQAAALGRWLRERSSPQVVYCSPYLRARQTWQIAAGELSETQRSVSVVVDERLRDREMGHLELHTPAMVSSRYPEEARRRADVGEFYYRPPGGESPADVALRLRSFLRDLDRAKSALVVGHDAVVLLLRYITEAASEEELWRLPPVTNASVSRWEMSTAQQPRLVAYNELHHLPTESRTS from the coding sequence GTGCGTTTCGACGACGGCCTGCTGCCCGAACACGCCGAGCTGCTCGTCGTTCGGCACGGCGAGAGCCGGGCCAACGTCGCGTTCCGTGAGGCGGAGATCGACGGGGAGCCGATCGAGCTGGGCTGCCGCGACGCCGACGTCGCCCTTTCGCGGACCGGCGCGGAGCAGGCAGCCGCACTCGGGCGCTGGCTGCGGGAACGATCGTCCCCGCAAGTGGTGTACTGCTCGCCGTACCTGCGCGCGCGGCAGACCTGGCAGATCGCGGCCGGTGAGCTGTCCGAGACGCAGCGTTCGGTGTCCGTGGTGGTGGACGAACGGCTGCGGGATCGCGAGATGGGGCATCTGGAACTGCACACCCCCGCGATGGTCAGCAGTCGGTATCCCGAGGAAGCCCGGCGGCGCGCTGATGTGGGCGAGTTCTACTACCGCCCGCCGGGCGGCGAATCGCCTGCCGACGTCGCGCTTCGGTTGCGCAGTTTCCTCCGAGACCTCGATCGCGCCAAGTCGGCACTGGTGGTCGGACACGACGCGGTGGTGCTGCTGCTGCGCTATATCACCGAGGCCGCTTCGGAGGAGGAACTGTGGCGGCTGCCTCCGGTGACCAACGCGTCGGTCAGTCGCTGGGAGATGTCGACGGCGCAACAGCCCAGACTGGTTGCCTACAACGAGCTGCACCATCTACCCACCGAATCTCGCACCTCGTGA
- a CDS encoding helix-turn-helix domain-containing protein: MPGDVEHHSPQARLLGAELRELRKEAGIPVRELAKRVQLGHAAVSRYETGVRSPSRDLLARLLMELGASGERYDELMELQRRASEPNLIGDSRSGLHKHLLNLAEFERTAARIVHVAPLVIPGPLQTRSYAEEIMASLSGEERRLRVELRMARSSEVLSTGKLDAIICERVLRDDIGGQGVLAEQLHHLATTASNSNATIRILPERLQRWTLAHNGSFVLFEFSKASPIIHLEHYRGPAFIYDQKDVEAYREALDNLTDAAMSPNESLQLMATIAEQTEGNTPA; this comes from the coding sequence ATGCCCGGAGACGTGGAGCATCACTCACCGCAGGCTCGATTGCTCGGCGCTGAACTTCGTGAACTGCGCAAAGAAGCCGGTATCCCCGTTCGAGAACTGGCGAAGCGCGTCCAGCTGGGACATGCCGCTGTCTCCCGCTATGAGACAGGAGTTCGTTCGCCGTCCCGCGATCTCCTGGCGCGACTACTGATGGAGCTCGGCGCTTCCGGCGAGCGCTACGACGAACTCATGGAGCTACAGCGTCGTGCTTCAGAACCGAACCTGATCGGCGACAGTCGTTCGGGCCTGCACAAGCACCTGCTGAACCTGGCGGAGTTCGAACGCACAGCGGCTCGGATCGTGCACGTCGCACCTCTGGTGATTCCCGGGCCGTTGCAGACACGCTCCTACGCCGAAGAGATCATGGCGAGCTTGTCCGGCGAAGAACGTCGCCTCCGAGTCGAACTTCGCATGGCACGCAGCAGCGAGGTACTCAGCACCGGCAAACTCGACGCGATCATCTGCGAACGCGTGCTGCGCGATGACATCGGCGGACAAGGAGTACTCGCCGAACAACTACACCATCTGGCCACCACGGCATCGAACTCGAACGCCACCATCCGAATACTTCCCGAACGACTCCAACGCTGGACACTGGCCCACAACGGTTCGTTCGTGCTGTTCGAGTTCTCGAAGGCATCACCGATCATCCACTTGGAACACTACCGTGGTCCCGCCTTCATCTATGACCAGAAAGACGTTGAGGCATACCGCGAAGCGCTGGATAACCTCACGGACGCCGCCATGAGCCCCAATGAGTCACTCCAGCTCATGGCCACGATCGCGGAACAGACGGAAGGAAACACCCCAGCATGA